A DNA window from Paenibacillus andongensis contains the following coding sequences:
- a CDS encoding Ig-like domain-containing protein, which produces MKSRQSKWLSLVLILILAAQSLVTGTAFAADEISKLVLNKNELALQVGDTANLTATAIFVSGSTENATVKTDWNSGSTDVASVYAGVVTAKKEGKAVITATYMGKTVIVNVDVSKKVKSLTKDKQSLALRLNATDQVKITAFYDDGTSDDVTSKADYTVDTSSTVTVTNGLVKGQNPGSATITIKYMNQSLTLPVDVEVVRRIDAQKSSVSLLLNGTEKIKLMATYPDGTIDDVSDKAVWTTDKANVADAIKGTVTGYGVGTANLTATYGTKSTTIKVDVDSTVKLSLDKPNILLKKNATENLKLEATYADGTTADFTDRAEWASSDADIVQVTKGKLSAVSIGEATIYAKYGDKVVTANVDVEVPRRLVVSSDLLSLQAGQEQSLILTATYADGTNGPVTDSAVWSVDTDTIAFVSKGKVTAYKSGEATVTAEYGGKKTTTKIEVDIPTIIKPTKKIVNLQKGGSDKVTLTAYFKDGRELDVTSKAEWTTSSKDIAEARSGEITGISTGTATITGKYGTRTTSIQVSVGVLKSLTVSQEKLVMKKGDSVTLTAEAIYTDDTKNSNAAADVIWTSSNVKAATVDGGKVKALASGEATLTAQLDSKTVTITVQVDMASDLSANVANLVFDMNETRSIVLTATDASGAARTVTNEAEWKSSSTTIATVSKGVVTPVSRGKATITATYGGKSVSIPVEIGVIQTLVADKSFIVTKSGEQVQVKLTATLADGTTKDVTSTATWKVMAYKLGTVTDGLFTATGSGKTTITGSFGGKMVAIPVEIDSLKYLKTDVVKIELQEGKTAQIEALATYTDGSEEDVTKPALWTSSNIMIADVKDGIIRATGKGSARITVTYSNMRTTVQVTVTK; this is translated from the coding sequence ATGAAGTCCAGACAAAGCAAGTGGCTATCTTTGGTATTAATTTTAATTCTAGCTGCGCAATCTTTAGTGACAGGAACCGCCTTTGCAGCCGATGAGATTTCTAAACTCGTCCTGAATAAAAACGAACTTGCCTTGCAAGTCGGAGATACAGCCAATCTGACGGCAACCGCCATTTTTGTAAGCGGCTCTACGGAGAATGCGACCGTCAAAACCGATTGGAACTCAGGCTCGACCGATGTTGCCTCCGTCTATGCGGGTGTGGTAACAGCCAAAAAAGAAGGCAAGGCCGTGATTACTGCCACCTATATGGGTAAAACCGTAATCGTTAACGTCGATGTTAGCAAAAAAGTAAAATCGTTAACCAAAGATAAACAGTCTCTAGCTCTTCGCCTGAATGCGACTGATCAAGTTAAGATTACAGCTTTTTACGATGACGGCACTTCCGATGATGTAACGAGCAAGGCTGATTATACCGTTGATACCAGCTCCACTGTGACGGTAACGAATGGTCTAGTGAAGGGGCAGAATCCCGGCAGTGCGACGATTACAATTAAATACATGAATCAATCCCTCACATTGCCAGTCGATGTAGAAGTTGTAAGACGTATTGATGCTCAGAAATCAAGTGTATCTTTATTGTTAAACGGAACAGAGAAAATAAAACTGATGGCTACCTATCCAGACGGTACCATCGACGATGTATCCGACAAAGCGGTATGGACTACGGATAAAGCGAACGTTGCTGATGCGATTAAAGGTACTGTTACCGGTTACGGTGTCGGTACAGCTAACCTCACTGCGACGTACGGTACCAAGTCAACAACGATTAAAGTCGATGTGGATAGCACGGTTAAACTTTCCTTAGATAAACCCAATATCTTATTGAAGAAAAATGCGACAGAAAACCTAAAACTAGAAGCTACTTATGCCGACGGGACAACGGCTGATTTTACAGATCGCGCCGAATGGGCTTCGAGTGATGCAGATATCGTACAAGTAACCAAAGGTAAGCTGTCCGCCGTATCCATCGGTGAGGCAACGATTTATGCCAAATATGGCGATAAAGTGGTCACAGCTAACGTAGACGTTGAAGTTCCTCGCCGTTTAGTTGTAAGTTCCGACCTTCTCTCTTTACAAGCAGGTCAAGAGCAATCCCTTATTCTGACTGCTACTTATGCCGATGGCACAAACGGACCCGTCACGGATAGCGCTGTCTGGAGCGTGGATACGGATACGATTGCTTTTGTAAGCAAAGGAAAAGTAACCGCGTATAAATCCGGTGAAGCTACAGTAACTGCGGAATACGGCGGTAAAAAAACGACAACCAAAATCGAAGTCGATATCCCTACCATCATCAAACCAACTAAGAAAATCGTTAATTTACAAAAGGGCGGGTCTGATAAGGTTACGTTGACTGCTTATTTTAAAGACGGAAGAGAATTAGATGTCACCTCCAAAGCAGAATGGACGACCAGCTCCAAAGATATCGCCGAAGCTCGCAGCGGTGAAATCACAGGGATCTCTACCGGTACAGCAACGATTACAGGGAAATACGGTACACGCACAACTAGCATTCAAGTTTCGGTTGGCGTACTAAAAAGTTTGACGGTCAGTCAAGAAAAGCTTGTCATGAAAAAAGGCGATTCCGTTACTTTAACAGCAGAAGCTATTTATACCGATGATACAAAAAACAGCAACGCAGCCGCAGATGTCATCTGGACAAGCAGCAATGTCAAAGCAGCCACTGTTGACGGAGGTAAAGTAAAAGCTTTAGCCTCAGGAGAAGCGACCCTAACCGCGCAGCTGGATAGCAAGACAGTGACCATAACTGTCCAAGTCGATATGGCCAGTGATCTATCGGCGAATGTCGCCAATCTCGTTTTTGACATGAATGAAACAAGATCTATCGTTCTGACGGCTACAGATGCTAGCGGCGCAGCCCGTACTGTAACCAATGAGGCTGAGTGGAAATCAAGCAGCACCACCATCGCGACAGTATCCAAAGGTGTTGTAACACCAGTTTCCCGAGGCAAAGCAACCATAACGGCAACTTATGGCGGCAAAAGTGTCTCCATTCCGGTCGAAATCGGTGTGATTCAGACACTAGTCGCTGATAAATCTTTCATCGTCACCAAAAGCGGCGAACAAGTACAAGTGAAATTAACCGCTACTTTAGCGGATGGCACTACCAAAGATGTCACCTCAACGGCAACCTGGAAAGTCATGGCCTATAAGCTAGGAACCGTTACAGATGGGCTTTTCACAGCTACTGGTTCAGGTAAAACAACGATTACCGGGTCCTTCGGCGGCAAAATGGTCGCTATACCCGTGGAAATC